From the Oncorhynchus nerka isolate Pitt River linkage group LG20, Oner_Uvic_2.0, whole genome shotgun sequence genome, one window contains:
- the LOC115101556 gene encoding LOW QUALITY PROTEIN: zinc finger E-box-binding homeobox 1-like (The sequence of the model RefSeq protein was modified relative to this genomic sequence to represent the inferred CDS: inserted 2 bases in 1 codon; deleted 2 bases in 1 codon) has product MADGPRCKRRKQANPKRNNVTNYNNVVEGQSDSDDEDKLHIVEEDPDGDSTLPEDASVVLTQNGTETHQDTWDGVKEDCGSEEEDEEEGGEEEEEEGKDALVEEMLQLEDTAVIYPEAPEDEQKSISERRVPDENGTPDALSQLLTCPYCSRGYKRCTALKEHIKLRHEKSEDNFSCSQCSYTFAYRTQLDRHMTQHKTQHKEPVQRHTPQTTTTTGGNRKFMCTECSKAFKYKHHLKEHLRIHSGEKPYECPNCKKRFSHSGSYSSHISSKKCVGMVPVNGTPTXVMKASQTPTTQNQLSGTAPVAPTRLLLRGEKTDGKPLQEQLPVNQIKSEPVEYEYKPVAVGPNGAAGTNGTVFTGGMAVPQGTVQAVVLPTVGLMSPISINLSDLQNVLKVAMDGNVFRQVLGTANGLVTSKQGVVGQAGQQVISAISLPGFVDQDGTTKIIINYTLEPSLAQQPSAPQLLKKEPLPAPTTTNTQPASKVTEILTQDLSIIKTEQPDSESEKEMEKEEAQTEAEAEQSKEGETAKAQTGKTTCLLCDDCPGGLDALHMLQHCKPTNGEGGDVSPLDPSIAALLAEAGITPGQPPLKNLLSLLKAYFALNAEPTEEELAKISDNVRLPVDIVKKWFEKMQSGQITVEPPGSSSPLPSTGPSTETQAAQEKSGEQTEEQLASAQTQETSSSQPPKSSPASTSASPLVSASAPSPLNLSSSGRVIVKTEEDSEGESQDLPLDLSLPKQPQSEPQVPHVPQEQPLNLTCLKKETSHPQLQTQLQSQLQPQLQAQIQAQLQPQLQAQLQPQLQAQLPGFQTQLQAQGTTNTIYVTSPPQMATSSPVNIMTTQLVAITNQGSGVPCLRAISTGTTKRTILIPQLTYTYTTKAGSNATGADGAQKTVILNGCQEEEKADTSSESVSAVEEQNDSDSAPPQKKMRRLESGMYACDLCDKIFQKSSSLLRHKYEHTGKRPHECGICNKAFKHKHHLIEHTRLHSGEKPYRCDKCGKCFSHSGSYSQHMNHRYSYCKKEPQGDHQVGRRLRMTPEMSPQAEEQQSDSRPTSPPSQLDSDERESEEELEEEEGEEEGMEAMSMDDIRVVQVGEDDEESEIYEVEEFEGERQEEEEEGSREEEAQQEEEEGQQEEEEGQQEEEEEEGSREEEAQQKEEEGQQEEEEAQQEEEEAQQEEEEEEESREEEAQQEEEEGQQEKKEEGRREEEKSVQQEQVCEEEEEGRREEEEEGRREEEAHQKEGEEEEWRREEESREESVQQEKDVYEEEQEMEVQVMGEGEEGEVEKETVVTEKAKETEDRKKQEKDVYEEEQEMEVQVMGEGEGGEAEKETVVTEKAKETEDRKKQEKDVYDKEKEEEMEVQVMGEGEEGEAEKETVVTEKETVGTEKETEDKEPHVDKEKITETLEDGQKETEENKMNSE; this is encoded by the exons TGAAGGAGGACTGTGGCtctgaagaggaggatgaggaggaagggggggaggaggaggaggaggag ggtaaggATGCCCTGGTAGAGGAGATGCTACAGTTGGAGGATACAGCGGTCATCTACCCCGAAGCTCCAGAGGACGAGCAGAAGAGCATTTCTGAGAGACGGGTCCCAGACGAGAATG GCACGCCAGACGCTCTTTCCCAGCTCCTGACCTGCCCGTACTGCTCGCGGGGCTACAAACGCTGCACTGCCCTGAAGGAGCACATCAAGCTGCGCCACGAGAAGAGTGAGGACAACTTCAGCTGCTCCCAGTGCAGCTACACCTTCGCCTACCGCACACAGCTGGACCGTCATATGACCCAACACAAGACTCAACACAAGGAACCTGTACAG cgCCACACACCCcaaaccaccacaacaacaggggGGAATAGGAAGTTCATGTGTACAGAGTGTTCCAAGGCTTTTAAATACAAGCACCACCTGAAGGAGCACCTGCGTATTCACAGCG GAGAGAAGCCATACGAGTGCCCCAACTGTAAGAAGCGATTTTCCCACTCCGGGTCCTACAGCTCCCACATCAGCAGTAAGAAGTGTGTTGGCATGGTGCCTGTCAACGGTACCCCGAC AGTCATGAAGGCCTCCCAGACCCCCACCACCCAGAACCAGCTTTCCGGCACTGCCCCCGTAGCCCCTACCCGACTGCTCCTCCGGGGGGAGAAGACAGATGGCAAGCCCCTTCAGGAGCAGCTCCCCGTCAACCAGATCAAATCCGAGCCGGTGGAATATGAGTACAAGCCGGTGGCGGTGGGGCCTAACGGGGCAGCAGGGACTAACGGGACAGTGTTTACCGGTGGCATGGCGGTACCCCAGGGCACGGTCCAGGCGGTGGTACTGCCCACCGTTGGTTTGATGTCTCCTATCAGTATTAATCTCAGCGACCTGCAGAACGTACTCAAG GTGGCCATGGATGGGAATGTGTTTCGCCAGGTGCTGGGGACGGCCAACGGGCTGGTGACGTCCAAGCAGGGGGTGGTGGGGCAGGCTGGGCAGCAGGTCATCTCAGCCATCAGCCTCCCTGGCTTCGTGGACCAAGACGGAACCACCAAGATCATTATTAACTACACCCTGGAGCCCAGCTTGGCCCAACAGCCCAGCGCACCTCAGCTCCTCAAGAAGGAACCTCTCCCTGCCCCCAccaccacaaacacacagccagCCTCCAAAGTAACAGAGATACTCACCCAGGACCTCAGCATCATCAAGACCGAGCAGCCCGACTCGGAGTctgagaaggagatggagaaagaggaggCTCAGACCGAggcagaggcagagcagagtaagGAGGGTGAAACAGCAAAGGCCCAGACAGGCAAGACAACATGTCTGCTGTGTGATGACTGTCCTGGTGGTTTGGATGCACTACACATGCTCCAGCACTGTAAACCTACCAATGGGGAGGGGGGTGACGTCAGCCCCCTGGACCCCTCTATCGCCGCCCTGCTGGCAGAAGCAGGGATAACACCAGGCCAGCCCCCTCTGAAGAACCTGCTCTCCCTCCTCAAGGCCTACTTTGCCTTAAACGCAGAGCCCACCGAGGAAGAGCTGGCCAAGATCTCTGACAATGTCAGGTTGCCCGTGGACATAGTCAAGAAATGGTTTGAGAAGATGCAGTCCGGTCAGATTACTGTAGAGCCCCCTGGTTCCTCTTCCCCTCTACCTTCAACAGGTCCTAGCACAGAGACCCAGGCGGCCCAAGAGAAGAGCGGAGAGCAGACAGAGGAGCAACTCGCCTCGGCCCAAACCCAGGAGACATCATCTTCCCAACCTCCCAAAAGTTCCCCTGCCTCGACCTCCGCCTCCCCCTTGGTCTCAGCCTCGGCTCCTTCACCACTAAACCTCTCCTCCAGCGGCCGGGTCATCGTGAAAACGGAGGAGGACTCAGAGGGCGAATCTCAAGATCTTCCCCTGGACCTGTCCCTTCCCAAGCAGCCCCAATCAGAGCCCCAGGTCCCCCATGTCCCCCAGGAGCAACCCCTCAACCTCACCTGTTTGAAGAAGGAAACGTCCCATCCCCAGCTCCAAACCCAGCTCCAGTcccagctccaaccccagctCCAGGCCCAGatccaggcccagctccaaccccagctccaggcccagctccaaccccagctCCAGGCCCAGCTCCCAGGGTTCCAAACCCAGCTCCAGGCTCAGGGAACCACCAACACCATCTACGTCACTTCCCCCCCGCAGATGGCCACCTCCAGCCCGGTTAACATCATGACCACCCAGCTAGTAGCCATCACCAACCAGGGCAGCGGTGTGCCCTGTCTCAGGGCCATCTCCACTGGCACCACCAAACGGACTATTCTCATCCCCCAGCTTACCTACACATACACCACTAAAGCAGGCAGCAACGCCACTGGGGCCGACGGAGCCCAGAAGACTGTCATACTCAATGGTTGCCAG gaggaggagaaggcagaCACCAGTTCAGAGAGCGTGTCGGCGGTAGAGGAGCAGAACGACTCGGACTCAGCCCCTCCACAGAAGAAGATGCGTCGGCTGGAGAGTGGCATGTATGCCTGTGACCTATGTGACAAGATCTTCCAGAAGAGCAGCTCCCTGCTCAGGCATAAATACGAACACACAG GAAAACGTCCACATGAGTGTGGCATCTGCAACAAAGCCTTCAAACACAAGCACCACTTGATAGAGCACACGCGTCTGCACTCTGGAGAGAAGCCCTACCGGTGTGACAAGTGTGGCAAGTGTTTCTCCCACTCGGGCTCCTACTCCCAGCACATGAACCACCGATACTCATACTGCAAGAAGGAGCCCCAAGGAGATCATCAGGTGGGGCGTCGGCTCAGGATGACCCCCGAAATGAGCCCCCAAGCAGAGGAGCAGCAATCAGATAGCcggcccacctcccctccctcccaatTGGACTCagacgagagggagagtgaggaggagctggaggaagaggaaggagaggaggaaggcatggAAGCCATGAGCATGGACGACATACGGGTGGTGCAGGTGGGCGAGGATGATGAAGAGAGTGAGATCTACGAGGTGGAGGAGTTTGAAGGggagaggcaagaggaggaggaagaagggagcagagaggaggaggcacagcaggaagaggaggagggacagcaggaagaggaggagggacagcaggaagaggaggaggaagaagggagcagagaggaggaggcacagcagaaagaggaggagggacagcaggaagaggaggaggcacagcaggaagaagaggaggcacagcaggaagaggaggaggaagaagagagcagagaggaggaggcacagcaggaagaggaggagggacagcaggaaaagaaggaggaagggaggagagaggaagagaagtctGTACAGCAGGAGCAGGtgtgtgaggaagaggaggaagggagaagagaggaggaggaagaagggaggagagaggaggaggcacaccagaaggagggggaggaagaggaatggaggagagaggaagagagcagagaggagtctGTACAGCAGGAGAAAGATGTGtatgaggaggagcaggagatgGAGGTACaggtgatgggggagggggaggaaggagaggtagagaaggaaacTGTGGTAACAGAGAAGGCTAAGGAAACAGAGgacagaaagaaacaggagaaagatgtgtatgaggaggagcaggagatgGAGGTACAGgtgatgggagagggggagggaggagaggcagagaaggaAACTGTGGTAACAGAGAAGGCTAAGGAAACAGAGgacagaaagaaacaggagaaagatGTGTATGataaagagaaggaggaggagatggaggtacaggtgatgggagagggggaggaaggagaggcagagaaggaAACTGTGGTAACAGAGAAGGAAACTGTAGGAACAGAGAAGGAAACAGAGGACAAAGAACCGCATGTGGACAAGGAGAAGATTACAGAAACATTAGAAGATGGACAGAAAGAAACAGAGGAAAACAAGATGAACAGTGaatga